Proteins from a genomic interval of Amycolatopsis sp. cg13:
- a CDS encoding glutaminyl-peptide cyclotransferase, whose amino-acid sequence MRTRIVWPLVAAALLGGCAGTQATPAQPERLTVQVLGTLPHDSTAFTEGLEYSGSTLYESRGLEGQSSLTAGPAGGTPAKQVTVPSPLFAEGITVLGPKLWQLTWRDGIAIERDSQTLAELRRVHYDGEGWGLCHQPNGRLVMSNGSSQLTFRDPQTFAVTGSVEVGQDQLNELECVGDSVYANVWQTGTILRIDANTGRITAKIDAGRLRTPTRPGEDVLNGIAAIPGTDEFLLTGKLWPSSFRVKFVPENQRTGT is encoded by the coding sequence GTGCGAACCCGGATCGTCTGGCCCCTGGTGGCCGCTGCCCTGCTCGGCGGATGCGCGGGCACTCAAGCCACGCCCGCCCAGCCCGAACGGCTCACCGTCCAGGTGCTCGGGACGCTGCCGCACGACTCGACCGCCTTCACCGAAGGGCTCGAGTACTCCGGCAGCACGCTCTACGAGAGCCGCGGCCTCGAAGGGCAGTCCTCACTCACCGCTGGCCCGGCCGGCGGAACTCCAGCCAAACAGGTGACAGTTCCCTCGCCGTTGTTCGCCGAGGGCATCACCGTGCTCGGGCCGAAGCTGTGGCAGCTGACCTGGCGCGACGGAATCGCCATCGAGCGCGACTCCCAGACGCTCGCCGAACTGCGGCGCGTCCATTACGACGGCGAGGGCTGGGGTCTCTGCCACCAGCCCAACGGGCGGCTGGTGATGAGCAATGGGTCGTCGCAGCTCACGTTCCGTGATCCGCAAACGTTTGCGGTCACCGGTTCCGTCGAGGTCGGCCAGGACCAGCTGAACGAACTGGAGTGCGTCGGCGACTCCGTCTACGCAAACGTTTGGCAGACCGGCACCATTCTGCGCATCGACGCGAATACCGGACGGATCACCGCGAAGATCGACGCGGGCAGGCTCCGCACGCCGACCCGGCCCGGCGAGGACGTGCTGAACGGCATCGCCGCGATCCCCGGCACGGACGAATTCCTCCTCACCGGGAAGCTGTGGCCGTCGTCGTTCCGCGTGAAGTTCGTCCCGGAAAATCAGCGAACCGGCACGTGA
- a CDS encoding HAD family hydrolase — protein MGITVGFDLDMTLIDPRPGMVAAMNALGKKSGLPFDGEAFAANLGPPLDQALREFGAPEERIPELIWQFRELYPETVVPSTVALPGAAEALEAVRAAGGRTVVVTGKYGPNAQMHLDALGMKVDDLVGELWSTQKAAALLEHGARAYVGDHLGDVRGARAANAVSVGVATGPCTREELAAEGADVVFDSLVEFPEWFARTFVETAV, from the coding sequence GTGGGCATCACGGTGGGGTTCGACCTCGACATGACATTGATCGACCCGCGGCCGGGCATGGTCGCGGCGATGAACGCGCTGGGAAAGAAGTCCGGGCTGCCGTTCGACGGAGAGGCGTTCGCCGCGAACCTCGGGCCGCCGCTCGATCAGGCGCTGCGCGAGTTCGGCGCGCCGGAGGAGCGGATCCCCGAGCTGATCTGGCAGTTCCGCGAGCTGTACCCGGAGACGGTCGTGCCGAGCACGGTCGCGCTGCCGGGCGCGGCCGAGGCGCTGGAGGCGGTCCGCGCGGCGGGCGGGCGGACTGTCGTGGTCACCGGCAAGTACGGGCCCAACGCGCAGATGCACCTCGACGCGCTGGGGATGAAGGTCGACGACCTGGTGGGCGAGCTGTGGTCCACGCAGAAGGCGGCGGCCCTGCTGGAACACGGAGCACGGGCGTACGTCGGCGATCACCTCGGCGACGTACGGGGCGCGCGAGCGGCCAACGCGGTGTCGGTGGGCGTGGCGACCGGGCCGTGCACCCGGGAGGAACTGGCCGCCGAGGGCGCGGACGTGGTGTTCGACTCGCTGGTCGAATTCCCGGAGTGGTTCGCCAGGACGTTCGTGGAGACCGCGGTGTAA
- a CDS encoding DUF2771 family protein has protein sequence MRRSRVVAVLAAGGFAVAGCSAPGPVEVTFYGDGHTITAAPIGNCDIKSGVCAANPGATGKLKVRPGRSVQISVPKEIAETPWKVTVQYVNGKGEPQPLKEDIITSRDRYAYTATPPAKDDQIVVVEIAQASVISRTGDPNDAEAVTTALWSLQVQPA, from the coding sequence ATGCGACGTTCCCGGGTGGTGGCCGTGCTCGCGGCCGGTGGTTTCGCGGTGGCCGGCTGTTCCGCGCCGGGCCCAGTCGAGGTGACTTTCTACGGCGACGGGCACACGATCACCGCCGCCCCGATCGGCAACTGCGACATCAAATCCGGCGTCTGCGCGGCCAATCCCGGCGCGACGGGCAAGCTCAAGGTGCGCCCCGGCCGGTCGGTCCAGATCTCGGTGCCGAAGGAAATCGCCGAGACGCCCTGGAAAGTCACCGTGCAGTACGTGAACGGCAAGGGCGAGCCGCAGCCGCTCAAGGAGGACATCATCACCTCCCGCGACCGCTACGCCTACACCGCGACCCCGCCGGCGAAGGACGACCAGATCGTGGTGGTCGAGATCGCGCAGGCCTCGGTGATCAGCCGCACCGGCGACCCGAACGACGCCGAAGCGGTCACGACGGCGCTGTGGTCGCTGCAGGTACAGCCTGCCTGA
- a CDS encoding MFS transporter, which translates to MALFSSRSGSDSPLGGQSGKGRGKKKRRWTPEPGAAQARSWRDSPPTRVDQSVDQRVRQAPPQYAPEPPRARPERIPPEPPRGRPAEPRTEHVDQRPPRGYPGRPEPRSAFYDDAPPFHPNAEEAPTGAVPMGHRPPPPPRGARPYPPREHRTEPGHPRPYDDRPGSAGYEHYDTGGYAGEPRVEDEQDEAFNTSAVAGAGSVPKLPKKLTVTRVAALRSRQLSGRAVGAFQRATKADGADKSGLTSLMYAVMLNYASDAAMAIALANTLFFAATSGESKGKVALYLLITIAPFALVAPVIGPALDRIQRGRRLAMCVSSLGQGLMAVVMALHFDDWLLYPAALGMMVLSKSFTVLKAAVTPRVVPPEITLSKTNARITVFGLIAGGAFGALASGVSGLTNSSGALWFTAAICVAAAVQSMRIPSWVEVTEGEVPTSLSARPEPKQKRQRQPMGRHIVVALWGNGSVRVLTGFLMMFAAFAVKAQTEHAGHSPFVQLLLLGIIGAAAGVGGFVGNALGSRLHFGSADQVIVACVAACVVTTLIATLLPGLATAAIVGLIGATASALAKISLDAVIQEDLPEQSRASAFGRSETVLQLSWCFGGAVGLLLPPTYWIGFLTVTLLLAVGLAQTFLVQRGGSLLPGLGGNRPLRPEPTGSFPAPGPARGRR; encoded by the coding sequence GTGGCACTCTTCAGCTCGCGCTCCGGTTCCGACAGCCCCCTCGGCGGGCAGTCGGGCAAAGGCCGTGGGAAGAAGAAGCGCCGCTGGACTCCCGAGCCCGGCGCGGCGCAGGCCCGGTCATGGCGCGACTCCCCGCCGACCCGGGTCGATCAGTCCGTTGACCAGCGCGTTCGCCAGGCTCCGCCGCAGTACGCGCCGGAGCCGCCGAGGGCCCGGCCGGAGCGCATCCCGCCCGAACCGCCGCGCGGCCGCCCGGCCGAACCGCGGACCGAGCACGTCGATCAACGTCCTCCCCGCGGCTATCCCGGACGGCCGGAGCCGCGCAGCGCGTTCTACGACGACGCGCCGCCGTTCCACCCGAACGCCGAAGAAGCGCCCACCGGCGCGGTCCCGATGGGACACCGTCCGCCACCGCCCCCGCGCGGCGCCCGGCCGTATCCGCCGCGCGAGCACCGCACCGAGCCCGGCCACCCGCGGCCGTACGACGACCGTCCCGGGAGCGCCGGTTACGAGCACTACGACACCGGCGGTTACGCGGGCGAACCCCGGGTCGAGGACGAGCAGGACGAGGCCTTCAACACCAGCGCGGTCGCCGGTGCGGGGTCGGTTCCGAAACTGCCGAAGAAGCTCACCGTCACGCGGGTCGCCGCGCTGCGCAGCCGTCAGCTGAGCGGACGGGCGGTCGGCGCGTTCCAGCGCGCCACCAAGGCGGACGGCGCGGACAAGTCCGGTCTCACCTCGCTGATGTACGCGGTGATGCTGAACTACGCCAGCGACGCCGCGATGGCGATCGCGCTGGCCAACACGCTGTTCTTCGCCGCGACCAGCGGCGAGAGCAAGGGCAAGGTCGCGCTGTATCTGCTGATCACGATCGCGCCGTTCGCGCTCGTCGCGCCGGTGATCGGCCCGGCGCTGGACCGGATCCAGCGCGGCCGCCGGCTGGCGATGTGCGTGTCGTCGCTCGGGCAGGGCCTGATGGCCGTGGTGATGGCGCTGCACTTCGACGACTGGCTGCTGTACCCGGCGGCGCTCGGGATGATGGTGCTGTCGAAGTCGTTCACCGTGCTGAAGGCCGCGGTCACGCCGCGCGTGGTGCCGCCGGAGATCACGCTGTCGAAGACCAACGCGCGGATCACCGTGTTCGGCCTGATCGCGGGCGGCGCGTTCGGCGCGCTGGCCAGCGGCGTGAGCGGCCTCACCAACTCTTCCGGCGCGCTGTGGTTCACCGCCGCGATCTGCGTGGCCGCGGCCGTGCAGTCGATGCGGATCCCGTCGTGGGTCGAGGTGACCGAGGGCGAGGTCCCGACGTCGCTGTCCGCGCGGCCGGAGCCGAAACAGAAGCGGCAGCGCCAGCCGATGGGACGGCACATCGTCGTTGCCTTGTGGGGCAACGGTTCTGTCCGCGTGCTGACCGGGTTCCTGATGATGTTCGCCGCCTTCGCGGTGAAGGCGCAGACCGAGCACGCCGGGCACAGCCCGTTCGTGCAGCTGCTGTTGCTGGGCATCATCGGCGCCGCGGCGGGCGTCGGCGGATTCGTCGGCAACGCGCTGGGGTCGCGGCTGCACTTCGGTTCGGCGGACCAGGTGATCGTGGCCTGTGTGGCGGCGTGTGTCGTGACGACGTTGATCGCGACGCTGCTGCCCGGCCTCGCCACAGCGGCGATCGTCGGCCTCATCGGCGCGACGGCCAGTGCGCTGGCGAAGATCAGCCTCGACGCGGTGATCCAGGAGGATCTGCCGGAACAGTCGCGCGCGTCGGCGTTCGGGCGTTCGGAGACGGTGCTGCAGCTGTCGTGGTGCTTCGGCGGCGCGGTGGGGCTGCTGCTGCCGCCGACGTACTGGATCGGCTTCCTGACCGTGACGCTGTTGCTGGCAGTCGGCCTGGCACAGACGTTCCTGGTGCAGCGCGGCGGTTCGCTCCTGCCCGGCCTCGGCGGCAATCGCCCATTGCGCCCAGAGCCGACCGGCAGCTTCCCCGCTCCGGGGCCCGCGCGAGGCCGCCGGTAA
- a CDS encoding DUF3027 domain-containing protein, which produces MTLLLTLDDGSLHRKLADAVAVAREAVLAEAPAEQVGEHVGVEREDAVSASHLFEASVPGYRGWRWSVTVAVAGPDEPVTVSELVLQPGPEALVAPAWVPWEQRVRAGDLGVGDLFPADKDDPRLSPAYLQSDDPAVEEAAHEVGLGRVQVLSRYGRADAAARWHSGEFGPRSDMARSAPATCGTCGFFVPLAGSLRGAFGACTNDIAPADGHVVDVAYGCGAHSEVRVEVTSSVPVAELVYDDSLIDFTPVPEAAPEPEVVADPVVVEEAAAAAAEETATVAAVEPEAAAEVAVEEAAASEAASDEVETSDATETSDAVEPVAAEAGTEVAAEESAAAEPVAAETVTTDAAAEAAADVPAEQVAPEVAAEEPVENTVAEPVAESAADTAAEPAAAETATTDAAADTTADVPAETVPEAAGEAPVEGSAAGTAAEVVVESVTPDAAPADGEENSEQQHGDSDGSDVLR; this is translated from the coding sequence ATGACGCTGCTGTTGACCCTGGACGACGGCTCTCTCCACCGGAAGCTCGCGGACGCCGTGGCGGTCGCGCGGGAGGCCGTGCTGGCGGAAGCCCCCGCTGAACAGGTCGGCGAGCACGTCGGGGTGGAGCGCGAGGACGCGGTTTCCGCGAGCCACCTTTTCGAGGCGTCGGTGCCCGGGTACCGGGGCTGGCGCTGGTCGGTCACCGTCGCGGTGGCCGGACCGGACGAGCCGGTCACGGTGAGCGAACTGGTGCTGCAGCCAGGCCCGGAGGCCTTGGTCGCGCCCGCTTGGGTGCCGTGGGAGCAGCGGGTGCGGGCGGGCGACCTCGGCGTCGGCGACCTGTTCCCCGCGGACAAAGACGACCCGCGCCTCTCGCCCGCGTACCTCCAGTCGGACGACCCGGCCGTCGAGGAAGCGGCCCACGAGGTCGGCCTCGGCCGGGTGCAGGTCCTCTCGCGCTACGGCCGGGCGGACGCGGCCGCCCGCTGGCACAGCGGCGAGTTCGGCCCGCGCTCGGACATGGCCCGGAGCGCGCCCGCGACCTGCGGGACCTGTGGTTTCTTCGTGCCGCTGGCGGGTTCGCTGCGCGGTGCGTTCGGTGCGTGCACGAACGACATCGCGCCCGCGGACGGGCATGTCGTGGACGTGGCGTACGGGTGCGGGGCGCACTCGGAGGTGCGGGTCGAGGTGACCTCCTCGGTCCCGGTCGCGGAACTGGTTTACGACGATTCGCTGATCGACTTCACGCCGGTTCCGGAGGCGGCTCCGGAGCCGGAGGTTGTGGCGGACCCGGTCGTGGTGGAGGAAGCGGCGGCTGCTGCGGCTGAGGAGACGGCCACGGTGGCGGCGGTGGAGCCCGAGGCGGCTGCGGAAGTGGCTGTCGAGGAGGCTGCGGCTTCGGAGGCAGCTTCGGACGAGGTCGAGACTTCGGACGCGACTGAAACTTCGGACGCGGTTGAGCCGGTTGCGGCGGAAGCCGGGACTGAGGTTGCGGCCGAGGAGTCGGCTGCCGCTGAGCCGGTCGCCGCGGAGACCGTGACGACGGATGCAGCCGCAGAGGCAGCGGCTGACGTGCCCGCCGAGCAGGTTGCCCCCGAGGTTGCGGCCGAGGAGCCGGTGGAGAACACGGTGGCCGAGCCGGTTGCGGAGTCGGCGGCGGACACCGCCGCCGAGCCGGCTGCGGCGGAGACCGCGACGACGGATGCAGCTGCGGACACCACGGCTGACGTGCCCGCCGAGACCGTTCCTGAGGCTGCGGGCGAGGCACCGGTCGAGGGTTCGGCGGCGGGTACTGCTGCTGAGGTTGTCGTCGAGTCGGTCACGCCGGACGCTGCTCCGGCCGACGGCGAAGAGAACTCCGAGCAGCAGCACGGCGACTCCGACGGGAGCGATGTCCTCCGGTGA
- a CDS encoding DUF2530 domain-containing protein, which yields MRHTPDLPKRLTDLTPVVIVGTALWLVALVVLFFTSGGVWLQTCIAGIALGFIGFGIIFWQRAAARRGSKSAQRL from the coding sequence TTGCGGCACACGCCGGACCTGCCGAAGCGGCTCACCGACCTGACGCCGGTGGTGATCGTAGGTACTGCGCTCTGGCTTGTCGCGCTCGTGGTGCTCTTCTTCACCAGCGGGGGCGTGTGGTTACAGACGTGTATCGCCGGGATCGCGCTCGGGTTCATCGGATTCGGGATCATTTTCTGGCAGCGCGCGGCGGCTCGGCGCGGGTCCAAGTCGGCGCAGCGGCTCTGA
- a CDS encoding TetR/AcrR family transcriptional regulator, producing MTSFTERTKATLRETLLDAAADLLPDRGHQGLRMADVAAKAGVSRQTVYNEFGSKAALTQAVALRVAAEFLDGIRCRFEDAESLLTGIRGAVVYTIEHARENRLIAAALGTEAGEDLLPLLTSRGEPILAASAELATQQYLALEPRLTADAAALLAETVVRLSLSHLVLPTHTASEAAESVLAVLAPAIDQFVHNGVKREGQS from the coding sequence GTGACCAGCTTCACCGAGCGGACCAAGGCGACGCTTCGCGAGACGCTGCTGGACGCGGCCGCGGATCTGCTTCCCGACCGCGGCCACCAGGGCCTGCGAATGGCCGACGTGGCCGCGAAAGCCGGGGTCAGCAGGCAGACGGTCTACAACGAGTTCGGCAGCAAGGCGGCGCTCACGCAGGCCGTCGCGCTGCGCGTCGCGGCGGAATTCCTCGACGGCATCCGCTGCCGGTTCGAGGACGCCGAGAGTTTGCTCACGGGCATCCGCGGCGCAGTCGTCTACACGATCGAACACGCCAGGGAGAACCGGCTGATCGCCGCGGCACTCGGCACCGAGGCCGGCGAGGATCTGCTGCCCCTGCTGACTTCGCGCGGCGAACCGATCCTCGCCGCGTCGGCCGAACTCGCGACGCAGCAGTACCTCGCGCTCGAACCCCGGCTCACGGCCGACGCCGCCGCACTGCTCGCCGAAACGGTGGTCCGGCTGTCGCTGAGCCACCTGGTGCTGCCGACGCACACCGCGTCCGAGGCCGCCGAGTCGGTCCTCGCGGTGCTCGCCCCCGCCATCGACCAATTCGTCCACAATGGAGTGAAACGAGAGGGCCAGTCATGA
- a CDS encoding NCS2 family permease produces MAEQRERAGSTLDRFFRISERGSSTGREIRGGVVTFVTMAYIVVLNPLIIGSFAADTPSAHKDVLGHILPVPQVAAVTALVAGVLTILMGLVANYPFGIATGLGINSLLAVTIAPQMSWPEAMGLVVIEGVIIVLLVLTGFRTAVFRAVPPALKSAIAVGIGLFICLIGLVDAGFVRRLPDDAHTTVPVGLGIGGSIASWPTAVFVVGLLLTAVLVAKRVKGAILIGVLGSTVLAIVVEAIVKAGPSNGTDPKGWNLGYPALPSKVVGLPDLSLVGDVSFGAWTRLPIITVVLLVFTLVLADFFDAMGTMTGLGKEAGLVGKDGQLPNVGKALFVEGLAGAAGGFGSASSNTVFVESASGIAEGARTGLANVVTGLLFIAAMFLTPLYQVVPVEAAAPALVVVGALMMAQVRDIDFTDFKIALPAFLTIVVMPFTYSIANGIGAGFVSYVVIQAVTGKAKKVHPLMWVIAVAFIAYFAVGPIEAALS; encoded by the coding sequence ATGGCGGAGCAGCGCGAACGGGCCGGGTCCACTCTGGACCGCTTCTTCCGGATCAGCGAACGCGGGTCGAGCACCGGACGGGAGATCCGCGGCGGCGTGGTCACGTTCGTGACGATGGCCTACATCGTGGTCCTCAACCCGCTGATCATCGGCAGTTTCGCGGCGGACACCCCGTCCGCGCACAAGGACGTCCTCGGCCACATCCTCCCGGTGCCGCAGGTCGCGGCGGTGACCGCGCTGGTCGCCGGCGTGCTGACGATCCTGATGGGCCTCGTCGCGAACTATCCGTTCGGCATCGCCACCGGGCTCGGCATCAACAGCCTGCTCGCGGTCACCATCGCGCCGCAGATGAGCTGGCCGGAGGCGATGGGCCTGGTGGTCATCGAGGGCGTGATCATCGTCCTGCTCGTGCTCACCGGCTTCCGCACCGCGGTGTTCCGCGCCGTGCCGCCCGCGCTCAAATCGGCGATCGCGGTCGGCATCGGGCTGTTCATCTGCCTGATCGGACTGGTCGACGCCGGGTTCGTGCGCCGGCTGCCGGACGACGCGCACACCACGGTTCCGGTCGGGCTCGGCATCGGCGGTTCCATCGCCTCGTGGCCGACCGCGGTGTTCGTCGTCGGTCTGCTGCTCACCGCGGTGCTCGTGGCCAAGCGCGTCAAGGGCGCGATCCTGATCGGGGTGCTCGGCTCGACGGTGCTGGCGATCGTGGTCGAGGCGATCGTGAAGGCCGGACCGTCGAACGGCACTGACCCGAAGGGCTGGAACCTCGGCTACCCGGCGCTGCCGAGCAAGGTTGTCGGCCTCCCGGACCTGTCGCTGGTCGGCGACGTGTCGTTCGGCGCGTGGACCCGGCTGCCGATCATCACCGTGGTGCTGCTGGTCTTCACACTTGTCCTCGCCGACTTCTTCGACGCCATGGGCACGATGACCGGCCTCGGCAAGGAAGCGGGTCTGGTCGGCAAGGACGGCCAGTTGCCGAACGTCGGCAAGGCGCTGTTCGTCGAAGGCCTCGCGGGCGCGGCCGGCGGCTTCGGCTCGGCCAGCTCGAACACGGTCTTCGTGGAATCCGCGTCCGGCATCGCGGAGGGCGCGCGGACCGGCCTGGCGAACGTCGTCACCGGCCTGCTGTTCATCGCTGCGATGTTCCTGACCCCGCTCTACCAGGTGGTTCCGGTCGAGGCGGCCGCTCCGGCGCTGGTCGTGGTCGGCGCGCTGATGATGGCGCAGGTCCGCGACATCGACTTCACCGATTTCAAGATCGCGCTGCCCGCGTTCCTGACGATCGTGGTCATGCCGTTCACCTACTCGATCGCCAACGGCATCGGCGCCGGATTCGTCAGCTACGTCGTGATCCAGGCGGTCACCGGCAAGGCGAAGAAGGTGCACCCGCTCATGTGGGTGATCGCGGTCGCGTTCATCGCGTACTTCGCAGTCGGTCCGATCGAGGCCGCACTCAGCTGA
- a CDS encoding sacsin N-terminal ATP-binding-like domain-containing protein, translated as MSEVAGGAADPFGTVRLREAVLSAWRDSPTRFIEDTNSERDLRVGAYRDRLFVELAQNAADAAQIAGEPGRIRVSVVDGELRFANTGAPLDVRGVESLASLRASAKEGTVGRFGVGFAAVLTVTDEPRVVSTSGGVAFSAQRTREESGRDGDVPVLRLPFPIAEQPSDGFVTEVRLPLKESGAELLDGLANEIEDLLLALPWLAEAEVDGRKWTRSGEEIVEITSPSGHQRWLKHGVWAVPVDAEGVPRPLEEDLLHAPTPTDEGLSLPARLIAEVPLEPSRRRVLPGEELTRALEKAASEYVELVRAVKAEHRPALVPAAGFPQSTVDAKLKELVYAELARKPWLATVDGQEVSGQQARVLDVDGLAPLLADVIPGLVEANPRLLKPVSANILGIGDVLEVLTGIDREPEWWQQLYAALAVAVESHALSANQLDGLPVPLSDGRTLPGVKGALLVDGSSELRELLSDVDVPGLRLVHPGAVHQLLELLGAKHADAQQLLEAEQLQYAVEHSVTDVQSGLDGMNLAGAVLRLVADCGNQAPEWIGALALPSEDGWRRADDLMLPTSPLLEVIDPEVFEPGGALSVLDEEFAEDWPTETLVAAKVLDSFAVVLDEEPHEPDHHLPDEEQWWDSFEQPPTTVVSIRDLDLVADDAWPDALRLIAARPETWQALHSPDGHAGWWLARYALLAGEAPGAWRLASATALAGLYDAVPDLELSDDLLRAVGVRTGLDLETAEDVTDLLERLGDPQRTPTPGLVARAHAALVAAPIAVSDVDAPARVRAADGSVVEEAVVLDVPWVAAALEPARIIVAPVEPERLAELLDVPVASSLKAEVESTGEYVAWADLPALALAADQLGIPLPDGGVLLHDPLTVSVDGETAEVPWWSDDRLHAADTSEGLARAFAWASEHWGERYRITALLEDPAPRTMLN; from the coding sequence GTGAGCGAAGTCGCTGGGGGAGCGGCTGATCCGTTCGGGACAGTCCGTCTGCGGGAAGCGGTCCTGAGCGCCTGGCGCGATTCGCCCACCCGCTTCATCGAGGACACCAACTCCGAGCGCGACCTTCGCGTCGGCGCGTATCGCGATCGGCTGTTCGTCGAGCTTGCACAGAATGCCGCCGACGCCGCGCAGATCGCGGGTGAACCGGGGCGGATCCGGGTGTCCGTTGTGGACGGTGAGTTGCGGTTCGCGAACACCGGTGCGCCGTTGGACGTCCGCGGGGTCGAATCGCTGGCTTCGTTGCGGGCGTCGGCCAAGGAAGGGACCGTCGGGCGGTTCGGCGTCGGGTTCGCGGCCGTTCTCACCGTCACTGACGAGCCTCGAGTCGTCTCTACTTCCGGTGGGGTTGCGTTTTCGGCGCAGCGCACGCGGGAGGAATCCGGGCGGGACGGCGACGTTCCAGTCTTGCGGCTGCCGTTTCCCATCGCGGAGCAGCCGAGCGACGGGTTTGTCACCGAGGTGCGGTTGCCGCTCAAGGAATCCGGGGCCGAGCTGCTCGACGGGCTGGCGAACGAGATCGAGGATCTCTTGCTCGCTCTGCCGTGGCTCGCTGAGGCCGAAGTGGACGGTCGCAAGTGGACTCGGAGCGGCGAGGAGATCGTCGAGATCACTTCGCCGAGCGGGCACCAGCGCTGGCTGAAGCACGGCGTCTGGGCGGTTCCGGTTGATGCCGAAGGGGTTCCGCGGCCGCTTGAGGAAGATTTGCTGCACGCGCCGACGCCGACCGACGAGGGGCTTTCGCTTCCGGCTCGGTTGATCGCGGAAGTGCCGTTGGAACCATCTCGGCGGCGGGTGCTTCCCGGAGAAGAGCTCACTCGCGCGTTGGAGAAGGCGGCGAGCGAGTATGTCGAGCTGGTCAGGGCGGTAAAGGCAGAGCATCGGCCAGCTTTGGTTCCTGCGGCGGGATTTCCGCAGTCCACTGTGGACGCGAAGCTGAAAGAGCTGGTGTACGCCGAGCTCGCGCGGAAGCCGTGGCTGGCCACAGTGGACGGTCAGGAAGTTTCCGGCCAGCAGGCTCGGGTGCTCGATGTCGACGGGCTGGCTCCGTTGCTGGCGGACGTCATCCCCGGGCTGGTCGAGGCGAATCCTCGACTGCTCAAGCCGGTGTCCGCGAACATCCTCGGCATCGGCGACGTTCTTGAAGTCCTGACTGGCATCGACCGCGAGCCCGAATGGTGGCAGCAGCTGTACGCCGCGCTGGCGGTCGCGGTCGAAAGCCACGCGCTCAGCGCGAATCAGCTGGACGGGCTGCCGGTTCCGTTGTCGGACGGGCGGACGTTGCCGGGCGTCAAGGGTGCACTGCTCGTCGACGGCAGCAGCGAGCTTCGCGAACTGCTGTCCGATGTGGACGTTCCGGGACTTCGGCTGGTGCATCCGGGTGCGGTGCATCAATTGCTGGAACTGTTGGGGGCCAAGCACGCTGACGCACAGCAGCTGCTCGAAGCGGAACAACTGCAGTACGCGGTAGAGCACAGTGTCACCGACGTTCAGTCCGGTTTGGACGGAATGAACCTCGCCGGTGCGGTGCTTCGGCTGGTCGCGGATTGCGGCAACCAGGCACCGGAGTGGATCGGGGCGCTCGCGCTTCCCTCGGAGGACGGCTGGCGACGCGCGGACGATCTGATGCTGCCGACGTCGCCGTTGCTGGAAGTGATCGACCCCGAGGTGTTCGAGCCCGGTGGCGCGCTTTCCGTGCTGGACGAGGAATTCGCGGAGGACTGGCCGACCGAAACGCTCGTCGCGGCGAAGGTGCTCGACTCGTTCGCGGTCGTACTGGACGAGGAGCCGCACGAACCCGATCATCACCTGCCGGACGAAGAGCAGTGGTGGGATTCGTTCGAGCAGCCGCCGACGACGGTGGTGTCCATTCGGGACCTTGACCTCGTCGCGGACGACGCTTGGCCCGACGCGCTCCGGCTGATCGCGGCGCGTCCGGAAACGTGGCAGGCGCTGCACAGCCCGGACGGCCACGCGGGGTGGTGGCTCGCGCGCTACGCCCTGCTGGCCGGGGAAGCGCCCGGCGCGTGGCGGCTCGCTTCGGCGACCGCGCTGGCGGGGCTCTATGACGCGGTGCCGGATCTTGAGCTGAGCGACGATCTGCTCCGCGCGGTAGGTGTCCGGACCGGGCTGGATTTGGAGACCGCGGAAGACGTCACCGATCTGCTCGAAAGGCTCGGCGATCCGCAACGCACGCCGACGCCGGGTCTGGTCGCCCGTGCGCACGCGGCGTTGGTGGCCGCGCCGATAGCCGTGTCCGACGTCGACGCGCCAGCGCGAGTCCGTGCGGCGGACGGGAGCGTCGTCGAGGAAGCCGTAGTCCTGGACGTGCCGTGGGTCGCGGCGGCGCTCGAACCGGCGAGGATCATCGTCGCGCCGGTCGAGCCGGAGCGGTTGGCGGAGCTCCTCGACGTCCCGGTCGCGAGCAGCCTCAAGGCCGAGGTCGAGAGCACCGGCGAGTACGTCGCGTGGGCGGATCTGCCTGCCCTCGCGCTGGCGGCGGATCAGCTCGGCATCCCGCTGCCGGACGGCGGCGTGCTGCTGCACGATCCGCTCACCGTGTCGGTCGACGGCGAAACGGCCGAGGTGCCGTGGTGGTCCGACGACCGGCTGCACGCGGCCGACACGTCCGAGGGGCTGGCGCGCGCCTTCGCCTGGGCGAGCGAGCACTGGGGCGAGCGCTACCGCATCACCGCGCTGCTGGAAGACCCCGCACCGCGCACGATGCTGAACTGA
- a CDS encoding cold-shock protein — MPTGKVKWYDAEKGFGFVTQDGGADVYIRKAALPQGVEGLKAGQRLEFGVADGRRGPQALSVRLLDPPPSVAEARRRPAEELHGLVEDMIKLLELKVQPDLRRNRYPDRKNTKQIAEIMRAVARDLDP; from the coding sequence GTGCCGACCGGCAAGGTCAAGTGGTACGACGCGGAGAAGGGGTTCGGCTTCGTCACGCAAGACGGCGGTGCCGACGTCTACATCCGCAAGGCCGCGCTGCCGCAGGGCGTCGAGGGCCTGAAGGCCGGACAGCGGCTCGAGTTCGGCGTGGCCGACGGCAGGCGCGGGCCGCAGGCGCTCTCCGTCCGGCTGCTGGACCCGCCGCCGTCGGTCGCCGAGGCGCGCCGCCGTCCCGCGGAGGAGCTGCACGGCCTCGTCGAGGACATGATCAAGCTGCTGGAACTCAAGGTCCAGCCGGATCTGCGGCGCAATCGGTACCCGGATCGCAAGAACACGAAGCAGATCGCGGAGATCATGCGCGCGGTCGCGCGCGACCTCGACCCGTGA